One Devosia lacusdianchii genomic window carries:
- the recJ gene encoding single-stranded-DNA-specific exonuclease RecJ, protein MLAAPRPFLDVSRSVTGRAWTDRLDAMTTRTATAISQRSGISEILARIIAARGVGLDDAEKYLEPTIRGLMPDPSTLTAMDALADRLAQAIADNESIALFGDYDVDGACSCALMTRYLRHFGIEPQVHIPDRIFEGYGPNVAAMDKLIDAGARLVITLDCGTTSDKPIAHARSRGADVLVIDHHLSDHELPDANALVNPNRPDDISGLGYLCAAGVTFMVLVAVNRALRQRGDTGLPDLLKLLDLVALATVCDVVPLVGLNRAFVVRGLEVARRGDNRGIAALALAARLSGPINPYHLGFLIGPRINAGGRIGNAALGTELLTVDDEHMALAIAARLDELNSERQRIEVEAVEEAAAVAELEIGMGEGPPVLVLASANWHPGVAGLIASRLRERFERPTFAIALQPDGTGTGSGRSMPGVDLGRAVIEALEAGLIIKGGGHAMAAGVTIKAGQLGPFRSFLAQALSGDVATARAATALPVDAALTARGATLDLVRDLERAGPYGAGNPGPVFAFPAHRAKFAQVVGKGGHVSFALTSEDGARLKAIAFRAANTAIGDALLRDADSAFHFAGSLSIDHYQGREQVQFRLTDLAKPKA, encoded by the coding sequence ATGCTGGCTGCCCCGCGACCATTCCTCGACGTCTCCCGCTCGGTTACCGGCCGGGCATGGACTGACCGACTGGACGCTATGACCACGCGGACAGCGACGGCGATCTCCCAGCGATCGGGCATTTCCGAAATCCTGGCCCGCATCATCGCCGCCCGCGGCGTTGGCCTCGACGATGCCGAAAAATACCTTGAACCCACCATCCGCGGTCTGATGCCGGACCCCTCGACGCTGACGGCGATGGATGCGCTGGCCGACCGGTTGGCACAGGCAATCGCCGACAATGAGTCAATCGCGCTCTTTGGCGACTACGACGTTGACGGCGCTTGCTCCTGCGCGCTGATGACGCGCTATCTCCGCCATTTCGGCATCGAACCCCAGGTGCATATTCCTGACCGCATCTTCGAGGGCTATGGGCCCAACGTCGCGGCGATGGACAAGCTCATCGATGCCGGTGCGAGGCTCGTCATCACCCTCGATTGCGGCACCACCAGCGACAAGCCGATCGCCCATGCGCGTTCGCGCGGCGCGGATGTGCTGGTGATCGACCACCACCTGTCCGACCATGAACTCCCCGACGCCAACGCGCTGGTCAATCCGAACCGTCCCGACGACATTTCCGGTCTAGGCTATCTCTGCGCTGCCGGCGTCACCTTCATGGTTCTCGTCGCCGTCAACCGGGCGCTGCGACAGCGCGGCGACACCGGCCTGCCCGACCTGCTCAAGCTGCTGGATCTGGTGGCGTTGGCGACCGTCTGCGACGTCGTTCCGCTGGTGGGGCTCAATCGCGCTTTCGTGGTGCGTGGCCTCGAAGTGGCGCGGCGGGGCGACAATCGCGGCATCGCCGCTCTGGCACTGGCGGCGCGCCTCAGCGGCCCGATTAACCCATACCATCTCGGCTTTCTCATCGGCCCTCGCATCAATGCCGGCGGCCGTATCGGCAACGCCGCATTGGGCACCGAGCTACTGACGGTGGACGACGAACATATGGCGCTCGCCATCGCCGCCCGCCTTGACGAGCTCAACAGCGAACGCCAACGCATCGAAGTCGAAGCTGTCGAGGAAGCGGCAGCAGTCGCCGAGCTGGAAATCGGCATGGGCGAGGGGCCGCCGGTGCTTGTCCTGGCGTCGGCCAATTGGCATCCCGGCGTTGCCGGGCTGATCGCCTCGCGCCTGCGCGAGCGCTTCGAACGGCCGACCTTCGCCATCGCTCTCCAGCCCGACGGCACCGGCACCGGCTCGGGTCGGTCCATGCCCGGCGTCGATCTCGGCCGCGCCGTGATTGAAGCCTTGGAAGCCGGGCTTATCATCAAGGGCGGCGGGCATGCCATGGCGGCCGGCGTAACCATCAAGGCGGGACAATTGGGCCCGTTCCGCTCATTCCTGGCCCAAGCGCTATCCGGCGACGTCGCCACCGCCCGTGCTGCCACCGCATTGCCGGTGGATGCGGCGCTGACGGCGCGCGGGGCAACGCTCGACCTGGTCCGCGACCTCGAACGGGCCGGTCCCTACGGCGCCGGCAATCCCGGACCGGTTTTTGCCTTTCCCGCGCATCGGGCGAAGTTCGCTCAGGTGGTGGGCAAGGGCGGCCATGTCAGCTTCGCCCTGACCTCGGAAGACGGCGCCAGGCTCAAGGCCATCGCCTTCCGTGCTGCCAACACCGCGATCGGCGACGCGCTGTTACGCGACGCCGATTCCGCGTTCCATTTTGCCGGCTCGCTCTCCATCGATCACTACCAGGGCCGCGAACAGGTGCAGTTCCGCCTGACCGACCTGGCCAAGCCCAAGGCCTAG
- a CDS encoding DUF1365 domain-containing protein, translating to MGGGINPDTLSAIYVGDVVHKRARPKRHALRYRVFSMLVDLDQLESLDEKLRLFSLNRLNLVSLFIKDFGPRDGSSIAAFIRRKAAAAGVGDVKRIRMLAYPRIFGFAFNPITVYFCEDAAGQTRFLVYEVSNTFGEHHFYQAAVAGSGPEISHDAKKAFFVSPFNTLDGSYRFSIRPPDEDVFLGITLSTGEGGLLTAYFQGNRRPLTDATLLKLLLAYPFMAAKVVGGIHFEALLLWLKGVPPTLKFRRKLKGRRQA from the coding sequence GTGGGCGGCGGAATAAACCCGGACACCCTCAGCGCGATCTACGTCGGCGATGTCGTGCACAAGCGCGCGCGGCCCAAGCGTCACGCTCTGCGCTACCGGGTTTTCTCGATGCTCGTCGATCTCGACCAGCTTGAATCACTGGATGAGAAGTTGCGGCTCTTCTCGTTGAATCGACTCAACCTTGTTTCGCTCTTCATCAAAGACTTCGGCCCGCGCGACGGCAGCAGCATCGCCGCCTTCATTCGCCGCAAGGCCGCAGCGGCCGGCGTCGGCGACGTGAAGCGCATCCGCATGCTGGCCTATCCCCGCATCTTCGGCTTCGCCTTCAACCCCATCACCGTCTACTTCTGTGAGGACGCCGCGGGCCAGACGCGCTTCCTCGTCTACGAGGTCAGCAATACCTTTGGTGAGCACCATTTCTACCAGGCGGCGGTTGCTGGCAGCGGCCCAGAAATCAGCCACGACGCCAAGAAAGCGTTCTTCGTTTCGCCCTTTAATACCCTCGATGGCAGCTACCGATTCTCCATCCGCCCGCCGGATGAAGATGTGTTTCTGGGTATCACGCTTTCGACTGGGGAAGGGGGGCTGCTGACAGCATATTTCCAGGGAAACAGGCGTCCGCTGACCGACGCTACGCTCTTGAAACTGCTGCTTGCATATCCATTTATGGCAGCTAAAGTGGTGGGGGGCATACACTTTGAAGCGCTGCTTTTATGGCTCAAGGGTGTGCCGCCGACGCTTAAATTCAGGCGAAAGCTCAAGGGCCGCCGCCAGGCCTAG
- a CDS encoding ABC transporter substrate-binding protein, whose product MHQLRKAVLIATIVAAPVTAQAEPWSYVDGAGETITLEAVPTRIIATEDAAAALIPLGIRPVGIIANSLPEDSKALQGLDLSGIEMVGVAHNEIDIEKAAVLQPDLVIAEYWPLDHEWGGGVAVTGPGSPLRDLAPVTGPAQLDSVVGLIEEYEALAESLGADLSAPEIAEAKTRFEQARDAFSAAAKAKPNMTALAIWAGDDGLWVAAPEGAAELMDLKNWGLGFLKTDLNPDSGYWETVSWENSDKYQPDIILIDNRVATNRADAEAKPTWTAIKAAEAGAIGEWPAYWLRNYDAYAGELEKLTAVVEAADENLTD is encoded by the coding sequence ATGCATCAGCTTCGTAAGGCCGTCTTGATCGCCACCATCGTGGCCGCACCGGTTACGGCGCAGGCCGAGCCGTGGAGCTATGTCGATGGGGCAGGCGAGACCATCACGCTCGAAGCGGTTCCCACCCGCATCATCGCCACCGAGGACGCCGCTGCGGCGCTGATCCCCTTGGGTATCAGGCCTGTGGGCATCATTGCAAACAGCTTGCCTGAAGACTCCAAGGCCCTGCAGGGGCTCGATCTGAGCGGCATCGAAATGGTTGGCGTCGCCCACAATGAGATCGACATCGAGAAGGCCGCTGTTCTCCAGCCGGATTTGGTCATTGCCGAATATTGGCCGCTCGACCATGAATGGGGCGGCGGCGTTGCGGTAACGGGCCCAGGTAGTCCCCTCCGCGACCTTGCGCCGGTCACTGGGCCGGCCCAGCTCGACAGCGTTGTTGGGCTGATCGAGGAATACGAAGCGCTGGCCGAGAGCCTCGGTGCCGACCTGTCGGCTCCAGAGATAGCCGAGGCCAAAACCAGGTTCGAACAGGCCCGTGATGCATTCTCGGCCGCGGCAAAGGCTAAGCCAAACATGACCGCCCTGGCCATCTGGGCTGGCGATGACGGCCTTTGGGTCGCCGCACCCGAAGGCGCGGCAGAGCTGATGGACTTGAAGAATTGGGGCCTGGGCTTCCTCAAGACCGACCTCAACCCCGATAGCGGCTATTGGGAAACCGTGAGCTGGGAGAACTCTGACAAGTACCAGCCGGACATCATCCTGATCGACAACCGCGTCGCCACCAACCGGGCCGATGCCGAGGCCAAGCCAACCTGGACCGCCATCAAGGCAGCCGAGGCCGGCGCCATCGGCGAATGGCCGGCCTATTGGCTGCGCAACTATGACGCCTATGCCGGCGAACTGGAAAAGCTGACGGCCGTCGTCGAGGCTGCCGATGAGAATCTGACTGATTGA
- a CDS encoding FecCD family ABC transporter permease: protein MTATTTAVHYRKGAALALGLLALVVIVLAVAFFSITQGARPITLDTVWTALTAYDETSTDHRIIWDLRLPRTVIGLAVGAALGLSGAVLQGATRNPLADPSILGINAGASLFVVLGVAVLGISQLSLYVWLAFIGAGIAMLIVYAVASLGREGASPIKLALAGAAMTAALQSVVNAILLTSPRTLDEVRFWQVGSLAGRGMEIFVQVAPFLAIGMVLALFSGRLLDGLSMGEDVARSLGQNVGRSRAIAGLAAVILAGASTAAAGPIAFVGLTVPHVARAITGPNYRWILPYSMLMAPILLLGADVIGRIIAPPGEVQVGIVTAFLGAPFFIMLVRRRKLATL from the coding sequence ATGACCGCCACGACCACGGCCGTTCACTACCGCAAGGGGGCCGCGCTGGCGCTCGGCCTGCTTGCGCTCGTCGTGATCGTACTGGCGGTGGCCTTCTTCTCCATCACGCAGGGCGCGCGGCCCATCACGCTCGATACGGTCTGGACCGCGCTGACCGCCTATGACGAAACATCGACCGACCACCGCATCATCTGGGATCTGCGCCTGCCGCGCACGGTGATTGGTCTTGCCGTCGGCGCCGCGCTCGGACTTTCCGGTGCGGTACTGCAGGGCGCGACCCGCAATCCGCTGGCCGATCCTTCCATTCTAGGCATCAACGCAGGCGCATCGCTCTTCGTCGTGCTCGGCGTCGCGGTGCTCGGCATCAGCCAGTTGAGCCTTTACGTCTGGCTCGCCTTTATCGGCGCCGGCATTGCCATGCTCATTGTCTATGCCGTCGCGTCGCTCGGTCGCGAGGGCGCGTCGCCGATCAAACTTGCACTCGCCGGCGCTGCCATGACCGCCGCCTTGCAGTCAGTCGTCAACGCCATCCTCCTCACCAGTCCGCGCACCCTCGATGAGGTCCGCTTCTGGCAGGTCGGCTCACTGGCGGGCCGGGGCATGGAGATATTCGTGCAGGTCGCCCCATTCCTCGCCATCGGCATGGTGCTCGCGCTGTTCAGCGGCAGGCTGCTTGATGGCCTCTCCATGGGGGAAGACGTGGCTCGTTCCCTGGGGCAGAACGTCGGCCGCTCACGCGCCATTGCCGGTCTCGCCGCCGTTATTCTGGCCGGTGCATCGACGGCCGCAGCCGGCCCAATCGCCTTTGTCGGCTTGACGGTGCCGCATGTTGCCCGTGCCATCACCGGTCCCAACTATCGCTGGATATTGCCCTATTCCATGCTGATGGCGCCGATCCTGCTGCTGGGCGCCGATGTCATCGGGCGCATCATCGCACCGCCCGGCGAGGTGCAGGTGGGCATCGTCACCGCATTCCTCGGCGCGCCATTTTTCATCATGCTGGTTCGCCGCCGCAAGCTGGCGACGCTCTGA
- a CDS encoding SAM-dependent methyltransferase: protein MTKTAVENSNTGVTPWTRLASWFVERVGVAMLGKPRHGALTVIFPNGRTRTVGSPSTGEHAVLRLNNFKVLTEAMQRGTVGFASAYMNGDVEVDDLTALFRFFLQNRDMFENANPGFFRKAAGDLHYHLSRRNTLEGSKKNIAEHYDLGNDFYGQWLDPSMTYSSAVFTSGDQSLEEAQRAKYHRVADMAGITEGSSVLEIGCGWGGFAETVARDYKANLRGITLSAEQLKFGQERLARQDLDGLATLVFEDYRHTEGQFDHIGSIEMIEAVGEDNWPSYFQTVHDRLKPGGTAAIQAITINEADFDGYRSGPDFIQRYIFPGGMLLTKTVMKEFGDKYGLVLENVETFRLSYAKTLKLWRDRFLERWPMIAPLGYDEYFRRKWVYYLSYCEAGFTEGSIDVGIYQYRKPV, encoded by the coding sequence ATGACTAAGACAGCAGTAGAAAACAGCAATACCGGCGTTACGCCGTGGACTCGTCTTGCGTCGTGGTTCGTCGAACGCGTTGGCGTTGCGATGCTTGGTAAGCCACGTCACGGCGCGCTGACAGTTATTTTTCCCAATGGCCGCACCCGGACCGTCGGCTCGCCATCGACCGGCGAGCATGCGGTGCTGCGGCTCAACAATTTCAAGGTGCTGACCGAGGCCATGCAGCGCGGCACGGTCGGTTTTGCATCCGCCTATATGAATGGCGATGTCGAGGTCGATGACCTGACGGCGCTGTTCCGATTCTTCCTGCAGAACCGCGACATGTTCGAGAACGCCAATCCCGGCTTTTTCCGCAAGGCGGCTGGCGATCTGCACTACCACCTGTCGCGCCGCAACACGCTCGAAGGCTCCAAGAAGAACATCGCCGAGCACTACGACCTCGGCAACGACTTCTACGGCCAGTGGCTTGACCCGTCGATGACTTATTCCTCGGCTGTGTTCACCTCCGGCGATCAAAGCCTCGAGGAAGCGCAGCGCGCCAAGTATCACCGTGTCGCAGATATGGCCGGCATTACCGAGGGTTCCTCGGTGCTCGAAATTGGCTGTGGTTGGGGCGGCTTCGCCGAAACCGTCGCCCGCGATTACAAGGCCAACCTGCGCGGCATCACGCTTTCCGCCGAACAGCTCAAGTTCGGCCAGGAACGGCTGGCGCGGCAAGACCTCGACGGCCTGGCGACGCTGGTTTTCGAGGACTATCGCCACACCGAAGGCCAATTCGACCACATCGGCTCGATCGAAATGATCGAAGCCGTGGGCGAAGACAATTGGCCGAGCTACTTCCAGACCGTGCATGACCGCCTGAAGCCGGGCGGCACGGCAGCCATTCAGGCCATCACCATCAACGAAGCCGATTTCGACGGCTATCGTAGTGGTCCCGACTTCATCCAGCGCTACATCTTCCCGGGCGGCATGCTGCTGACCAAGACGGTGATGAAGGAATTCGGCGACAAGTACGGCCTGGTGCTCGAGAACGTCGAAACCTTCCGCCTTAGCTATGCCAAGACGCTCAAGCTCTGGCGCGACCGTTTCCTCGAACGCTGGCCGATGATTGCGCCGCTGGGATACGACGAGTATTTCCGCCGCAAGTGGGTCTACTACCTCAGCTATTGCGAGGCCGGCTTCACCGAAGGCTCGATCGATGTCGGGATCTATCAGTACCGCAAGCCGGTTTGA
- a CDS encoding FecCD family ABC transporter permease encodes MASLDAAQDVRRIRDRLASRRLGVTTALLVVLALTFALAMYLGDFPVAPADIVRSLLSPFTREVNKGVDFIVLNVRLPRATLAVLTGMAFGLSGIIFQTILRNPLASPDIIGIAHGASAAAVVCIILLGLSGFAVSVGSLAGAILTALVIYALAWRGTVTAYRVVLIGIGMAAMLSAVVSYLFTRARLFEVQQAMAWLVGSLNAASAADILPLAIALAILLPPTILLVRGLDALQLGDDTAKALGARLEIVRLGLILVGVGYTAFATAAVGPVTFVAFVAGPIARSLLAGSGKGFLQAALVGALVMLGSDLVAQHALPEIQMPVGVVTGLFGALFLLWLLVVSNRAGRVN; translated from the coding sequence ATGGCCAGCCTCGACGCAGCGCAGGACGTGCGGCGCATCCGCGACCGTCTGGCGAGCCGCCGCCTCGGCGTGACCACCGCTCTGCTCGTGGTGTTGGCGCTCACATTCGCGCTTGCCATGTATCTCGGCGATTTTCCTGTCGCCCCGGCCGATATTGTTCGCTCGCTGCTGTCTCCCTTCACCAGGGAGGTCAACAAGGGCGTGGACTTCATCGTCCTCAACGTCCGCCTGCCGCGCGCCACACTGGCCGTTCTGACCGGAATGGCCTTCGGTCTTTCCGGAATCATTTTCCAAACGATCCTGCGTAACCCATTGGCGAGCCCGGATATTATCGGCATCGCCCACGGTGCCAGCGCCGCCGCGGTCGTCTGCATCATCCTGCTGGGTCTCTCCGGTTTCGCCGTATCGGTGGGTTCGCTCGCCGGCGCGATCCTCACTGCGCTGGTCATCTACGCGCTCGCCTGGCGCGGGACCGTAACGGCCTATCGCGTGGTGCTGATCGGCATCGGCATGGCCGCGATGCTATCGGCCGTCGTATCCTACCTCTTCACCCGCGCACGCCTGTTCGAGGTCCAGCAGGCCATGGCGTGGCTTGTGGGTAGCCTCAACGCCGCCAGCGCTGCCGATATCCTGCCGCTGGCTATCGCCTTGGCGATCCTGCTGCCGCCCACCATCCTGCTCGTCCGCGGGCTCGATGCTTTGCAGCTGGGCGATGACACCGCGAAGGCACTCGGCGCCCGCCTCGAAATCGTGCGGCTCGGCTTGATCCTGGTCGGCGTCGGCTACACCGCCTTTGCCACCGCCGCCGTCGGCCCGGTCACCTTTGTCGCCTTCGTCGCCGGCCCCATTGCCCGGAGCCTGCTCGCGGGCAGCGGGAAGGGCTTTTTGCAGGCAGCGCTGGTCGGCGCGCTGGTCATGCTGGGCTCCGATCTGGTAGCCCAGCACGCGTTACCCGAGATCCAGATGCCCGTTGGTGTCGTCACCGGCTTGTTCGGGGCCTTGTTCCTGCTCTGGCTGCTTGTGGTATCCAACCGGGCAGGGCGGGTGAATTAG
- a CDS encoding ABC transporter substrate-binding protein, with translation MILKTLRPVSVVALMLAAPTLASAEPWSFTDSSGKTVALDEIPTRIIAHQDAAAGLIPLGIRPVGIYADSPVADAKALQGLDLSGIEIIGQAWGEVDIEKAAALEPDLIIAEYWPVSKEWSGGNDLTGPQSPFASLAEITGVTVGESIIGIVQDYEELAASLGAAPSEAATSDKAKFEAARDAFIAANEAKPNLTALAVWAGADALYVATPVGSSELTDFRNWGLDVITPDNIDEHGYFENLSWENADKYQTDLILVDNRSAATMETALAQPTWTTMKAAAAGAVTDWPAYWLRNYGAYAAELDKLTAAINAADENLTD, from the coding sequence ATGATCCTCAAGACCCTGCGCCCCGTTTCTGTCGTCGCCCTGATGCTGGCGGCGCCGACCCTGGCTTCGGCCGAGCCGTGGTCTTTCACCGATAGCTCGGGCAAGACGGTGGCTCTCGACGAAATTCCGACTCGGATCATCGCCCACCAGGACGCAGCGGCGGGCCTGATCCCGCTTGGCATCCGCCCGGTCGGCATTTATGCCGATAGCCCGGTTGCCGATGCCAAGGCTTTGCAGGGGCTCGACCTTTCCGGCATCGAAATCATCGGGCAGGCCTGGGGTGAGGTCGATATCGAAAAGGCGGCCGCCCTCGAGCCTGACCTCATCATCGCCGAGTACTGGCCCGTATCCAAGGAATGGAGCGGGGGCAACGACCTGACAGGCCCGCAGAGCCCGTTCGCCTCGCTGGCAGAGATCACCGGCGTCACCGTTGGCGAGTCGATCATCGGCATCGTGCAAGACTACGAAGAGCTGGCCGCCAGCCTTGGCGCTGCGCCCAGCGAGGCCGCCACATCAGACAAGGCCAAGTTCGAGGCCGCCCGCGACGCCTTCATCGCCGCCAATGAGGCCAAACCCAACCTGACCGCTCTGGCCGTGTGGGCCGGCGCCGATGCGCTTTACGTCGCCACCCCGGTCGGCAGCTCCGAATTGACGGACTTCCGCAATTGGGGGCTCGACGTCATCACTCCCGACAATATCGACGAGCACGGCTACTTTGAGAACCTGAGCTGGGAAAACGCCGACAAGTACCAGACAGACCTGATCCTGGTCGACAACCGCTCGGCCGCCACCATGGAAACCGCGCTGGCCCAGCCCACCTGGACCACGATGAAGGCCGCTGCCGCCGGCGCCGTCACCGATTGGCCGGCCTACTGGCTGCGCAACTACGGTGCCTACGCCGCCGAACTCGACAAGCTTACCGCGGCCATCAACGCCGCAGATGAAAACCTGACCGACTGA
- a CDS encoding SDR family NAD(P)-dependent oxidoreductase — MTTQPGIAWIIGGGSGIGAAVAKLLARRGWIVAISGRRAEKLAEVAQASPAIRPYPLDVTDDEAIVRTVATIADELGRIDLFIFGAAAWQPMKVGDYAFDKFAKVVDTNYLGVIRLANPVLDQFDRQGGGHFAVIASVAGYFGLPRSAAYSSTKAGLINLLETMRTELTPRNIKVRMIAPGFVKSELTDKNDFPMPFLMETEDAAERIVDGLTKSDRFEIAFPKRMVWLMKTIRWLPYPVFFWLTGKMLPKE, encoded by the coding sequence ATGACGACGCAACCTGGTATTGCCTGGATCATCGGCGGCGGCTCGGGCATCGGTGCGGCGGTGGCGAAACTCCTCGCCCGGCGTGGCTGGATCGTCGCCATTTCGGGTCGACGGGCGGAAAAGCTGGCCGAGGTCGCGCAAGCCAGTCCCGCGATCCGCCCCTACCCCCTCGACGTCACCGATGACGAGGCGATCGTGCGTACCGTCGCGACTATCGCGGATGAGCTGGGGCGCATTGACCTCTTCATCTTCGGAGCGGCGGCGTGGCAGCCGATGAAAGTGGGCGACTACGCCTTCGACAAGTTCGCCAAGGTCGTGGACACCAACTATCTCGGCGTCATCCGCCTCGCCAATCCGGTGCTTGATCAGTTCGACAGGCAGGGCGGCGGGCATTTCGCTGTTATCGCCTCGGTGGCGGGCTATTTCGGGCTGCCGCGCTCGGCTGCCTATTCGTCGACCAAGGCGGGGCTGATCAATCTGCTCGAAACGATGCGGACGGAGCTGACGCCGCGCAATATCAAGGTGCGGATGATCGCGCCCGGCTTCGTGAAATCCGAACTGACCGACAAGAACGACTTCCCGATGCCGTTCCTGATGGAAACCGAGGACGCCGCTGAGCGGATCGTGGACGGGCTAACGAAATCAGACCGCTTCGAGATCGCCTTCCCGAAGCGGATGGTGTGGCTGATGAAGACGATACGGTGGTTGCCGTATCCGGTGTTCTTCTGGCTCACGGGGAAGATGCTGCCGAAGGAGTGA
- a CDS encoding NAD(P)/FAD-dependent oxidoreductase — translation MTAPTIAVIGSGIAGLSAAWLLSKSSAVTVFEKSDRLGGHSNTIDARIGDGKVAVDTGFIVYNEQNYPNLTAFFDHLGVATSPSSMSFAVSIAEGRREYSGKHLNGLFGQRRNIVRPEHWQLVGDILRFFREAERQVATCPDGFSIAQFLDRFGYSRVFIEDHILPISAAIWSTPSRGMLEFPAKTFIEFFANHSLLQVGNRPTWRTVRGGSREYVTRIADKHRFEAVTGATIHTVVRHSGGVEIFMADGSRRHFDQVVFACHADEALALLADPSDAERNILGAFRFTTNHAVLHTDASFMPRRKHLWSSWNYLRGAEGQHALSLTYWMNRLQPLATNSNIFVTLNPHRAFALGSVQYEVDYQHPLFDARAIAAQHDLWQVQGVQHTWFAGAWMGYGFHEDGLQSGLEVAERIGSVQRPWQVTQPRARIAHNWDEGEQVLWAAE, via the coding sequence ATGACTGCCCCGACTATCGCCGTGATCGGTTCTGGAATTGCCGGACTTTCAGCCGCCTGGCTGCTCTCCAAAAGCAGCGCCGTGACGGTGTTCGAGAAAAGCGACCGGCTTGGGGGGCATTCCAACACTATCGATGCGCGCATAGGGGACGGCAAGGTCGCGGTCGATACCGGCTTCATCGTCTACAACGAGCAGAACTACCCCAATCTCACGGCCTTCTTCGATCATCTCGGGGTCGCGACTTCGCCCTCGAGCATGAGCTTTGCCGTTTCAATCGCCGAGGGGCGTCGCGAATACTCCGGCAAGCATCTCAACGGCCTTTTCGGCCAGCGCCGCAATATCGTCCGTCCCGAACACTGGCAGCTCGTTGGCGATATCCTGCGCTTTTTCCGCGAGGCGGAACGGCAGGTCGCCACTTGCCCGGATGGCTTCTCGATCGCGCAGTTTCTCGACCGCTTCGGCTATTCCCGCGTTTTCATCGAAGACCACATTCTGCCGATCTCGGCAGCTATCTGGTCCACGCCGTCACGCGGCATGCTGGAGTTTCCGGCCAAGACCTTCATCGAGTTCTTTGCCAACCATTCCCTGCTGCAAGTTGGCAATCGCCCGACCTGGCGCACGGTGCGGGGCGGCTCGCGGGAGTACGTGACGCGCATTGCTGACAAGCACCGTTTCGAGGCTGTCACCGGAGCGACGATCCACACCGTGGTCCGCCACAGCGGCGGCGTCGAAATATTCATGGCCGATGGCAGTCGTCGCCATTTCGACCAGGTGGTGTTCGCCTGTCATGCCGATGAAGCCTTGGCACTGCTCGCCGACCCCAGCGACGCCGAGCGCAATATCCTCGGCGCCTTCCGCTTCACCACCAACCACGCCGTGCTGCATACCGACGCCAGCTTCATGCCGCGCCGCAAGCACCTGTGGTCATCCTGGAACTATCTGCGCGGGGCCGAGGGTCAACACGCCCTCAGCCTCACCTATTGGATGAACCGGCTGCAGCCGCTCGCCACCAACTCGAACATATTCGTCACGCTGAACCCGCATCGTGCCTTCGCGCTGGGCAGTGTGCAATATGAGGTCGATTACCAGCATCCCCTGTTCGACGCGCGCGCCATCGCGGCCCAGCACGACCTCTGGCAGGTGCAGGGAGTCCAGCACACCTGGTTCGCCGGCGCCTGGATGGGCTACGGTTTTCACGAAGACGGCCTGCAATCGGGCCTCGAAGTCGCCGAGCGCATCGGCTCGGTGCAACGGCCATGGCAGGTCACCCAGCCGCGCGCCCGCATCGCGCATAACTGGGACGAAGGGGAGCAGGTCCTGTGGGCGGCGGAATAA
- a CDS encoding ABC transporter ATP-binding protein, with the protein MSVDHQLLAAGMDLGYGDRQVVADLNLAIPPGKLTVIVGANACGKSTVLRGLARLLAPTRGAVYLDGKPIHQMSTREVATILGVLPQSPIAPDAIVVADLVGRGRYPHQGWFRRWTPEDDAAVAEALTATDTLDIADRPVDELSGGQRQRVWIAMALAQQTDVLLLDEPTTFLDINHQVEVLDLLTDLVKNNGRTVVVVLHDLNLACRYADHIVAMKAGKLVAEGRPAEVMTEAVVANVFGMASRVVIDPVSDTPMIVPIGRHHLVAATADVRPL; encoded by the coding sequence ATGAGCGTTGACCACCAGCTTCTCGCCGCCGGAATGGACTTAGGCTATGGCGACCGCCAGGTCGTCGCCGATCTCAACCTGGCCATCCCGCCGGGCAAGCTGACCGTCATCGTGGGCGCCAATGCCTGTGGCAAGTCTACTGTGCTGCGTGGCCTCGCCCGCCTGCTCGCGCCGACGCGAGGCGCTGTCTATCTCGATGGCAAGCCCATCCACCAGATGTCGACCAGGGAGGTCGCCACCATCCTCGGCGTGCTCCCACAGTCGCCGATCGCCCCCGATGCCATTGTCGTTGCCGATCTCGTCGGTCGCGGTCGCTATCCGCACCAGGGCTGGTTCCGCCGCTGGACGCCCGAGGATGATGCCGCGGTGGCAGAGGCCCTAACCGCCACTGATACTCTCGATATCGCCGATCGGCCCGTCGACGAGCTCTCCGGCGGCCAGCGCCAGCGTGTGTGGATCGCCATGGCCCTGGCACAGCAAACCGACGTGTTACTGCTCGATGAGCCGACCACGTTCCTCGACATCAACCATCAGGTCGAAGTTCTGGATCTCCTGACCGATCTCGTCAAAAACAACGGCCGCACCGTCGTCGTCGTTCTCCACGACCTCAATCTCGCCTGCCGCTACGCCGACCACATCGTGGCGATGAAGGCGGGGAAACTGGTAGCCGAGGGGCGGCCAGCCGAGGTCATGACCGAGGCAGTGGTCGCCAACGTGTTTGGCATGGCATCACGCGTGGTGATCGATCCGGTGTCCGACACACCAATGATCGTGCCGATCGGACGGCATCATCTGGTTGCGGCGACGGCGGACGTCAGGCCGCTATAG